A DNA window from Trichosurus vulpecula isolate mTriVul1 chromosome 2, mTriVul1.pri, whole genome shotgun sequence contains the following coding sequences:
- the LOC118835530 gene encoding carbonyl reductase [NADPH] 1-like — translation MSSRSRVALVTGSNKGIGFAIVRDLCKKFSGDVILTARNPTLGQEAVKKLKEEGLSPLFHQLDVTDLQSIRTLREFLQEQYGGLDVLVNNAGILFKAADTTPFPIQAEVTLQTNFFGTRAVSAELLPLIKPQGRVVNVSSLLSLQSLKSCSPELQQKFRSDTITEEELVGLMNKFVEDAQKGVHEKEGWSTMAYGVSKIGVTVLSRIHARQLKEQRKGDNILLNACCPGWVKTDLGGPKAPKSIEEGIETPVYLALLPPGVTEPHGQFVSEKKVEKW, via the exons ATGTCTTCCCGCAGCCGAGTGGCCTTGGTGACCGGGAGTAACAAGGGGATCGGCTTCGCCATCGTGCGCGATCTGTGCAAGAAATTCTCCGGGGACGTGATTCTCACCGCCAGGAACCCGACCCTGGGCCAGGAGGCTGTGAAGAAGCTGAAGGAGGAGGGACTGAGCCCTCTTTTCCACCAGCTGGACGTCACTGACCTTCAGAGCATCCGGACCCTGCGGGAATTTCTCCAGGAGCAGTACGGGGGTCTGGATGTGCTGGTCAACAATGCTGGAATACTCTTCAAAG CTGCTGATACCACACCTTTTCCTATTCAAGCTGAGGTGACACTGCAAACCAACTTTTTTGGCACCAGAGCTGTATCTGCAGAATTACTGCCTCTCATAAAACCCCAAG GCAGAGTGGTGAATGTCTCTAGCTTGCTGAGTTTACAGTCTCTTAAAAGCTGCAGTCCAGAACTACAGCAGAAATTTAGGAGTGACACAATCACAGAGGAAGAATTGGTGGGGCTCATGAACAAGTTTGTGGAAGACGCACAGAAGGGAGTGCATGAGAAGGAAGGTTGGTCTACCATGGCTTATGGAGTGTCCAAGATTGGAGTCACTGTCTTGTCAAGAATCCATGCCAGGCAACTGAAAGAGCAGAGGAAAGGTGATAATATTCTTCTGAATGCGTGCTGCCCAGGATGGGTGAAAACTGATTTGGGTGGACCCAAGGCTCCCAAAAGTATAGAGGAAGGAATTGAAACTCCAGTTTATTTGGCTCTTTTACCCCCAGGTGTTACAGAACCTCATGGCCAGTTTGTATCAGAGAAAAAGGTTGAAAAATGGTAA